The following is a genomic window from Sedimenticola thiotaurini.
TCGGCCGTCTGTGGCGGCCCGGCTGTGCGGTCCGGCAGTTGCCCGACCCGGTCAGATAGCCAGCCCGCTCAGACAGCCATCCCGGTCTGCTCAGTCCAGCAGTCGATACCAGGCCCGTCCCAGCTGTTCATGCAGGGCGAAATAGCTGTCCCGGAAAGCCCTTTCTGTGGGCAGCCAGTCGTAGTAGCTGGCGCGCTCGCTCGGGCCGTGGGCGAATGCCGTCGGTGCCGGCTGAACCCGGATGCCGGCCGCCTCGAACACATCCAGGGCGCGCAGCATGTGCCAGGCGTGGGTCACCAGCAGGATCTTGTGGATATTGTGTTGCTCCAACAGCGGTTTCAGGATCAGCGCCTGCTCCCGGGTGGTGTGGCTTCGATCCTCGGTGAGCATCACTTTGACCCCAAACTCACCCTCCAGTACGGCCCGGCCAATAGTGGCCTCGCTGGGCCCACTGCTGTGTAGTGAGCCGCCACTGGTGATCAACGGCAGGCCGGTGTTACGGGATAGCCAGGCGGCGTAGCGCAGGCGCTCCAGAAGCAGGGAGTTGGCGGTATCCTGGCCACCATACTCTGGCGCCGCTTCCCGGCGACCGGCGCCCAGTACCACGATCGCCTGGGCGTCCGTGCTGCGGATCTGGTCTCTGGTGAGCGCGGATATGGTTTCCAGGTTGGCCATCAACTGGCCGGAAATGTAGGGGGTTGATAGCAGATAGAGCGCTGCCAGGGTGGTGAACAGCAACAGCTTGCCGATCAGTCGGCCGGCCAGTATCAGGCCCAGTAGCCCCAGCAGTACCAGTATGCCGGGTGGCAGTAACAGGGTTTTCAGGGCCCAGACAATCTCCTGATCCATCGATTACTCCTTGTGATCGCGGTCGAGTAGTGGGTTGGCCTGCAGATCGGCGTGATAGGAGGAGCGCACCAGCGGGCCACTGGCCACGTTGGAAAAGCCCATCGCTTCGCCCTGCTGACGCAACTGGTCGAACTCTCGTGGTGTGACGAACCGGTCCACCGGCAGGTGGTCCCGGCTGGGTTGTAGATACTGACCCAGGGTCAGCATATTGACCTGGTGGTCGCGCAGGTCCCGCATGACAGCCAGCACCTCCTCGGTAGTCTCGCCCAGGCCCAGCATCAAGCCGGATTTGGTCTGTACCTCGGGGTGGCGCTCCTTGAAACGGGCCAGCAGGTCCAGCGAACCCTGGTAGTCGGCCCCCGGTCGCGCCTGGCGGTAGAGTCGGGGAATAGTCTCCAGGTTGTGGTTGAACACGTCTGGCCGGGTCTCCGCGAAGGCATCCAGCGCCACATCAATGCGGCCCCGAAAATCGGGTACCAGGATCTCGATACGGGTCTCCGGATTGGTGTCACGCAGTGCGGTTATGCAGTCAACGAAGTGGCCGGCCCCGCCGTCCCGCAGATCGTCCCGGTCGACCGAAGTGATCACCACGTAGCGCAACTGCATCGCCTTCACCGCTTCAGCCAGTTCGATCGGCTCCTGGGGATCTAACGGCTTTGGTTTGCCGTGGGCCACGTCGCAGAATGGGCAGCGCCGGGTGCAGATATCGCCCATGATCATGAAAGTGGCGGTGCCGTGGCTGAAGCACTCTCCCAGGTTGGGGCAGGCGGCCTCTTCGCACACCGAGCTGAGTTTGCTCTGGCGCAGGATCTGCTTGATCTGGCTGACCCGTTCGCCGCTGGGCATCTTCACCCGGATCCAGGCCGGCTTACGGGGCATCTCCCGGGTCGGTTCGACTTTGACGGGAATTCTGGCCAGCTTCTCACTGCCGCGCTGGTGGGTCTCCGGGGTGGCCCGTGATGGGGCGTTGTAATCTTCAAGTTTACTCATGGGAACGGTTATCGCCTGTGGTCTGTTGGTGTTGATTGTAGCCGAGTCGGCCCAAAATGTGGCTGGCCAGCCGCTGACCCACGGTAAACAGGGGCTCGGGGTCGGTCAGTTCGCGCAGTTGCGTCACCTGAAGGCCGGGATAGCCACAGGGGTTGATACGGTTAAAAGGCTCCAGCTCCATGTCCACATTCAGGCTCAGGCCGTGAAAACTGCAGCCGTGCCGCACCCGCAAGCCAAGTGCCGCAATCTTGCTGCCGTTCACGTAGACGCCGGGCGCGTCCGGGCGCGCCCTGGAGTCGATCCCGTAAGTCTGTAACAGATCCACAATGCTTTGCTCGATCAGGGTGACCAGTTGGCGCACCCCCAGGCCGTAGTGGCGCAGATTGAGCAGCAGATAGGCGACCAGCTGTCCCGGGCCGTGGTAGGTGACCTGGCCGCCCCGGTCGGTTTTGATCACCGGGATGTCACCCGGGTTGAGCAGGTGTTCCGGTTTGCCGGCCTGTCCCAGGGTGAAGACCGGTGGATGCTCCACCAGCCAGATCTCATCCCGGGTGTCCGCATCCCGATTGTTGGTAAAGGTTTGCATCTCCTGCCAGACCGGCTCGTAGGATTGCCGGCCGAGTTCACGGATCAGCGGCGGCAGGGCAGGACGACTGCCCATCAGAGACTCATCACCACGTCGTCATGGTCGGTGAGGGCGTAATAGATTGCATCCAGCTGGGCCTTGCTGGTGGCCTGGAAAGTGACTGTGACGGACAGGTATTTTCCATTGCTGCTGGCCCGGCTGCGGCAGGCATCGCCGGGTAGATCCGGTACATGGGTGGCAACGATCTCGGTGATCAGGGCCTCGAAGTCCGGGTGGCTGGCGAGCCCCATCGCCTTGACGGAGAATTGGCAGGGGAACTCCAGCAGTGTGTCGCGTTCTTGTTTCATGTCATTCCGGATGCTAACCGGCCCGTCTGAAGCAGGGCCTTGTAGTCACTGTAAAAGCGGGCCATGCGCCCGTATATGGGGCCGGGCCGACCATTTCCAACCGGGTGCCCATCCAGTTCCACCACCGCCGTCACCTCCTTGCTGGAGCTGGTCACCCAGACCTCGTCTGCACGGTCCAGCATCTGCCGGCTGATCGGGCTTTCACGGCAGGGGAGCTGGTGTTGTTGTGCCAGTTCCAGCACCAGGTCGCGGGTGATTCCCGGTAGCAAGTGATCGCTCTTGGGCGGGGTGATGATCTGGCCGGCCTGGACGATAAACAGGTTGCTGGCTGCCCCCTCGATGGCAAAACCGTCCCGGATCAGGATCGCCTCCGCTGCCCCGCGGTCTTTTGCCTCGCTACGCAGGAGCACATTGGCCAGCAGGGTGATCGCCTTGATATCGCAGTGTTTCCAACGGGTGTCATCCAGGGTGATCGCCTTGATACCGGTCGCCAGGGTGGTGGCGTCCGGATAGACTGCCGGTTGGGTCATGGCGAACACGGTCGGCTCGATCCCGCTGGGAATTGCGTGTTCCCGCCGCCCGCTGGAGCCGCGGGTGATCTGCAGATAGATCGATTGATCGGCCCCCGGCAACTGGGCGATCAGCCGTTCCAGTATCGCCTGCCATTGCGCCCGGTCCAGGGGATTGGGCATGCGGATACCGTGCAGGCTGTTGTCCAGACGCTGCAGGTGGTGCTCCAGCCGAAACAGGCGTCCGGCGTAGCAGGGAATCACTTCGTAGACGCCGTCACCGAACAGAAAACCCCGATCCATGACCGAAATCTTACCCTCATCGGGGGGCAGAAAACGGCCATTCAGATAGATCTCCGGCGGTCCAGCCGGGCTGCGGTTGTGGCCTACTCCAGCCATAGCAGGACGGTATCTTTGACGGTCTGCATCAGACCGCCCTCCTCAATCGGGTCCAGTGCCACCAGATCCTCTTCCACCACGGTCTCGCCAGCCAGGGAGATGTTCAGTTTGCCCAACGGTTGGCCGGGGCTGACCGGTGCGATGATTTGTGGCTCGAGCTGCATGCCGGCATTCAGATTCTGATACTGGCCTCTGGGGATGGTGATATAGAGATCCCGGGTCAGACCGAGGCGGAGCTGCTCCTGACTGCCCTTCCAGACCCGGGTGGTGGTCAGTTTCTCACCGGCACCGTAGAGTCGGTGGGTCTCGTAGAAGCGGAAGCCGTAGTTGAGCAGGGATTGGCTCTCCCTGGCCCGGGCATCCTCGCTTTTGGTTCCCATAACCACCGAGATGAGGCGCATGCCATCTTTCTGGGCCGACGCCACCAGACAGTAGCCGGCGGCTTCGGTATGGCCGGTCTTGACCCCGTCCACCGCATCATCGCGCCACAACAGCTTGTTGCGGTTGTGCTGCTTGATATTGTTGAAGGTGAACTCCTTGGTGGCGTACCACTTGTAGAGTTCTGGAAACTCCCGGATGGTGGCGCGGGCCACCTGGGCGATGTCCCGCGGTGTGGTGTAGTGCTCGTCGGCCGGCAGGCCGGTGCTGTTGACGAAGTGGGTATTCACCATCCCCAGGCGTCGGGCGTGGTCGTTCATCAGGTTGGCGAAGGTCTCCTCGCTGCCGGCAATGTGTTCAGCCAGCGCAACACTGGCATCGTTGCCGGACTGGATAATCATGCCCTTGAGCAGATCTTCCAGGGAGACTTTTTTGCCCACCTCGATAAACATGCGCGAGCCCGGCGTGCGCCAGGCCTTTTTGCTCACCAGTACCTGATCCTGCAGGGTCACCTGGCCCGCCTCGATCTCTTTCATGACCACGTAGGCGGTCATGATTTTGGTCAGGCTGGCCGGCTCCAGTCGCTGCTCCGCATTGTTCTCTGCCAGCACATAGCCGCTGTCAAAATCGATCAGCAGGTGGCCCGTGGCGGCGACGCTGGGGGCGCCGGCACCGGTGCGGCGGCGACCGGCAGCAGGGCGAGCGTCAGAAAGATAAATGCGAGCAGGGAGAGCAGGTTGATTCTGGTGGTGCGTACAAACATGGTAGTCCTTATCAGTTACTTGGGCCTGAAGCAGCTAATGACAGCACAAAACGGACGAGGTTCTGTCTGTTGGCGCTCTATTCTAACGCGAATGGCGGCGCAAAATCGCGGCCAAAGATTGAGGGATTCGGACAACGATCCCGGATCAGCCGTTTCAGGGGCGTTCCGGCTCCTGTGATCAGTCGATGATCACCTGGGTCTCCATGATACCCAGCCGGGGCAGGCTCTGGCTCAGTTCATCCACCTGTTCGACACTGGCAAGCGGACCGATCTGCACCCGGTACAGCCGCTGTCCCTGGTTATCGACTTGCTGGATGCGCACCTGCTGGCTCAGTGATCCCGCCAGGCGTTGGCTCAGCTGGTTGGCGTTGTGGCGGCTGCTGAAAGCGCCGACCTGGACGAACAGGGCGGGCGGTGCCGGCAGACTGGCCTGGTTGGCCAGGATCACCGGGGACTCCGCCGGAGTCGTCGGGGTGCCCGGATCCAGTGCCCGCACCTCCACCAGGCCGGTGCCCTCGGCCACGATGCCCAGTTTGGTGGCGGCGGCATAGGAGAGATCTATCAGCCGGTTATCATGGAACGGGCCGCGATCATTCACTTTGACAATGGCGCTGCGGCCGTTACGCAGGTTGGTCACCTGCACATAGGTGGGCAGGGGCAGGCTTTTGTGGGCGGCCGTCATGGCATACATGTCATACGGCTCACCACTGCTGGTGGAGCGGCCGTGAAATTTAGTGCCATACCAGGAGGCGATGCCACGCTCGATATAACCGCGACTGCTGGGCAACGTATAGTAGCGTTTCCCCAGCACCACATAGGAGGCCGGGTTGCCCCGCGTGCTCTTCGGCTCCGCCCGTGGCGTGGCATCGGCGATGGTGTTGGGGTCCAGTCGACGGGCCGGCGCGCTGTCACTGCCGGACAGTACCGGTGCACGACCTGAACAGGCAGTGAGCAGGCCGGCGCAGAGCAGAGCCAGGAGCAGTGATCTGTTTGTCGTGACCAGAGACATCAGTTCCCGGACCCCTGTTTTTGTGACCGTATCGCCTGGCTCAGCTGGTAGACCGCCATGGCGTAAAGGTTGCTGTGGTTGTACCGGGTGATGACGTAGAAGTTATTCAGCCCGAGCCAGAATTCAGACCCCTTGGCACCTTGCAGATGCAGGACGGTCGCCAGGGTATCGGCCGGGAGTGGGGGCTCCGGCTGGGTCAGGATGCCGGCCGCCACCAGATCCGCCAGCGGGGTAGCCGGTTTTGCCGTCCGCTGGGCCGGTTCGATGTAGAAAGGCTGGCCCGCCTCCACGGTATTGGCCGGCAGGACGACCCGCTCGCCTTTGCGCCAGTTGTGTTTGCTGAAGTAGTTGGCCACGCTGCCGATCACATCCTCGGTATCACTCCAGATATCCCGTTTGCCGTCGCCGTTGAAGTCGACCGCATAGCTGAGATAGCTGGTGGGGATGAACTGGGGCATTCCCATGGCGCCGGCGTAGGAGCCAACCGCCATGCTGGGCTCCATCTCCTCCTCCATCAGGATCTGTAGGAACGCCTTCAGCTGGTTGCGTCCGAACCGGTAGCGTTTCGGATAGTGGTAGGCCTGGGTGTAGAGGGCATCAAGGATGCTGATACTGCCTGGCCGTTTTCCGTAGAAGGTTTCGACTCCAATAATGGCAACGATGATCTCCGGCGGAACACCGTAGGTCTGTTCAGCCCGCTCCAGGGTCTCCTGATGCTGCTTCCAGAAGGCGACGCCCGCGTCGATGCGGTTCTGCTTGAGAAATATGGGCCGGTAGGTTTTCCAGGTATGGATGGTTTCGGCCGGACGGTTGAGGCTGTCGATAACCCGCTGGCTGCGGCTGGCTCCCTGCAGCAGTCTGCGCAGGTCTTCGATCGCATAGCCCTTCTCGGTGGCCAGCTCCTGGAGCAGTGCCTCCGTGTCGGCTGCCGGGGTGGAGGCCATGAGCGGGGTGCAGCACGACAGGATTGCCAGAAAGCCGATTCTTGTCAGGGTCTTTAGCATGCCTAGTTCCTTTTGCCTGTATGCGGTGTTGTTCCGTGGCTGCCGATCATGTCGGCAGCAGCTTGCGATGGGTATGTATGGACATCAGGATACCGAACCCGGCCATGATGGTCACCAGTGATGTGCCGCCATAGCTGATCAGGGGGAGCGGCACACCGACCACCGGCAGAATCCCGCTGACCATGCCGGTGTTCACAAACAGGTAGACGAAAAAGACCATGGTAACGGCCCCGCCGAGCAGGCGGCTGAAGGTGTCCTGGGCCTGGGCGGCGATATAGAGGCCGCGCAGGATAATCACCAGGTAGAGTGTCAGTAACAGCAGTATGCCGATGAAACCGAACTCTTCCGCCAGCACCGCGAAGATAAAATCGGTGGTGCCCTCCGGCAGGAAGTCCAGATAGGACTGGGTGCCGTTCAGCCAGCCCTTGCCGTACAGTCCGCCGGAGCCGATAGCGATCTTGGACTGAATGATATGGTAGCCGGTGCCGAGCGGATCCCGCTCCGGATTCAGGAAGGTCAGCACCCGGTTGCGCTGGTAGTCCCGCATGCCCCACTCCCACAGTACCCAGGAGATGGGGATGGCGGTGATAATCATGCCGCCAATAAAACGCCAGCTGAGTCCGGCCAGAAACAGTACAAAGATGCCTGCGCTGGCCACCAGCAGGGAGGTGCCGAGGTCCGGTTGTCGCGCGATCAGCAGTACCGGAACCAGGATCATCACGCCGGCAATCATCAGCCGGTTCCAGCGGGGTGGCAGGGATTTCTCGGCCAGGAACCAGGCGATCATCATGGGCACCGCCAGTTTGACCAGTTCGGATGGTTGAAAACGGAACAGCCCCAGATTTAGCCAGCGTTGTGCCCCCTTACCCACCTGGCCGACCACCAGCACCGCGATCAGCATCAGAATGCCGGCGCCAAACAGCCAGGGCGCCCAGCGGCGCAGCGTGGTGGGCGGTACCTGGGCGACGGCAATCATCACGGCAAAGGCGATCCCCAGCCGGATCACCTGGCGCTCGATAATCGCCATGTCCTGGCCGCTGGCGCTGTACAGCACCAGCAGGCCGAATCCGCACAGCAGAATCAGCCCGGTCAGCAGGGGCAGGTCCAGATGAAGATCGGCCAGCAGACCCTCGGCACGGGTCGGGTTGGATTCCGGCAGGCCACTCGGTTTGTAATGGGCCATCAGTTTGATCCCGGGAGCAGGTAGTGATCCATGATAGTCTTGGCGATGGGTGCTGCCACCGAGCCGCCGTGGCTGCCGTTCTCCACGATCACCGCAACCGCGATGCGGGGCGCCTCGGCGGGCGCGAAGGAGACAAACAGAGCGTGATCGTACATTTTCTTATCCAGTTTCTCCTCGTCGTAAGTCTCTTCCTGCTTAATGGTGAATACCTGCGCCGTGCCGGTTTTGCCGGCGATCTGGTACTGCTCGCTGCGGATGCGGCGGGCGGTTCCCCGTGGCCCCTCCACCACCTGCACCATCGCCTCGAAAATATCGTCCCAGTGCTCCTCCGATTGCCGGACAATCTGCAACTGCTCGTGGATTGGCTGCTCTTTCGGCGTCGGCTCACCGTTGAACTGGATCGACTTGACCAGGCGCGGGCGTAGACGGGTGCCACGGCTGGCCAGAGTGGCGGTGGCGCTGGCCAGTTGCAGGGGCGTGGTCAGGAAGTAACCCTGGCCGATACCGGTAATGAGGGTTTCGCCCGGGTACCAGGGCTGCTTCCTGTTGCGCTGTTTCCACTCCCGGGATGGGAGCAGTCCGCCCAGTTCCCCGGTGATGTCGACGCCGGTCTTCTGGCCGAACCCGAACGGGGCCAGATAGTCCGCCAGCATGTCGATGCCCATCTGGTGGGCCAGGTCGTAGTAATAGACATCGCAGGACTGGATGATGCTGTCATACAGGTCCACCGCCCCGTGGCCGCCTTTTTTCCAGTCACGGTATTTGTGGGTATGGTTCGGCAGCTGGTAAAAGCCGGGGCAGTACTTTTTCTGCGTGGCGGTGATGACGCCGTTCTCCAGTCCGCCCAGACCGATGAAGGGTTTTACCGTGGAGCCGGGGGGATACTGCCCCCGGATGGCCCGATTAAACAGCGGTTTGGCGTCGGAGTTCTGCAGGGCGTTGTACTCCTTGGAGGAGATCCCCTCCACGAACAGGTTGGGATCGAAGCCCGGCTTGCTGACCATGGCCAGAATATCCCCGGTCTGCGGGTCGATGGCCACCGCCGCGCCGTTCTCCTCGCCAAACGCATCCATGGCCACCCGCTGCAGGGATGAGTCCAGGGTCAGGTGCAGGTCGGCCCCCGGCACCGGCGGCGTGCTTTCCAGTATGCGGATCACCCGGCCCAGGGCGTTGGTCTCCACCTGTTGCAGCCCCACCTGGCCGTGCAGCGTCTCCTCATAATATTTCTCAATACCGTTTTTACCGATATGGGTGGTGCCGGAGTAGCTGGAGTTGTCAATGGTCTGCAACTCCTTTTTGTTGATCCGGCCGACGTAACCGAGGATGTGTGCCGTCACGTCCTTGAGAGGATACTGCCGGAGCAGTTTGGCACGGATATCCACCCCCGGGAAAAGGTGGCGGTTAACAGCGAAGCGCGCCACCTCCTCGTCGGTAAGCTGAACACGAATCGGGATGCTCTCAAACCGGCGCTGATGACTCTTCAGCCGTTTGAAACGCTTTCGGTCGTTGTCGCTGATGGTGATGATCTTGCCCAGCTCCCGTAACGTCCACTCCAGATCCTTGACCCGCTCGGGGATGATCTCCAGGCTGTGTGTGGGTATGTTCTGAGCCAGGATGACGCCGTTGCGGTCGTAGATCAGACCACGGGTCGGCGGCAGCGGTTCCACCTTCACCCGGTTGTCCCGGGACAGGGTGGTGAAGTGGGTGTGATCGATAATCTGCAACTGGGCCAGGCGCAGCAGCAGAAGCAGTAACAGCAGCAGGATGATCAGGCTGGCGCTGATGGCCCGTGCCCGGAACAGACGGCTCTCGCGCAGATAATCTTTCAGGGTGGTCTGGTACATGGCCTCAGCTGACCTGGAACTTACGGCGCAGATCCCGCAGCACAATGAAGATCCAGGGCCACAGCAGCATGCCCACCAGCGGTGGCGTCCAGTAGCTGAGCGGCGGTGTGGGCTGACCCACGGCGCCAATGACCCAGAAGGAGAGCAACTTCTCCAGCAACAGCAGTACCAGGATGGTGAGGGACTGCTGCCAGAGCGGGAACAGGCGGATGCGCTGATGCAGCTCGAAGGTGATATAGGCGATCAGTGCCAGTGGCAGGGCATGCTGTCCCAGCAGGGTGCCGGACAGCACATCCACCACGATACCCACCAGCCAGCCGACCCCCACGCCAACCCGCTGCGGCAGGGCCATGGTCCAGTAGATCAATACCAGCGTGTACCACTGGGGGCGCAGCATCTGGGCCCAGTCCGGCAACGGCAGGATAGTCAGTAGCAGGGCGATACAGAAAGTGACAATGATGACGGTGGTACCGCTTCTCGGCGTCAGGGTCATGGCTCTTCCCCCGGCATCTCTGCGTCGGTCTGGTCGTGCTGCGGTTCCGCTTCGTCCTGGCCGGGTGGGGAGAGTGTCCACACCAGCAGTGCTTCCCGGGCCCGTTCCAGATGGGCGCTGGGTTGGGCCTTGATCAGGGCAAACGGTTCGCCGGGCTCACGCCGGATCGAGGTGACGGTGGCCACCGGGTAACCGGCGGGGAAACGTCCCCCCAGTCCCGAGGTGACCAGCAGGTCGCCCACCTCTATATCGGCATTGTTCGGCAGATTGGGCAGTTCCAGCTCATCATTGCGCCCGGTGCCGATCGCCACAGTACGCAGGCCGTTGCGGTTCACCTGAATCGGCAGGGCATGGCTTGCGTCGGTGATCATCAGAACCGAGGCCGTGAAGCGGTTGACATGCACCACCTGGCCCATGACGGCATTGGCATGCAGCACCGGCTGACCCTTGTAGATGCCGGAGCTGGAGCCCTTGTTGAGCAGTACCAGCTGCCGGTAGGGGTCCATGTCGACGGCGATCAGCTCCGCAATCAGTACCCGGTCGCCGAGTTTGAACGATGAGTCGAGCAGGTCGCGCAGGCGCATGTTTTCCGCTTCCAGCGCCGCCAGCTTCTGCTGGCGTCCCTGCAGCAGCAGGTTCTCCCGATGCAGTTCCCGGTTCTCCTCCTGCAGGCGTGCCCGGGTGGCGAACGCCTCTGATGCCCAGTAGCCCACCGCAATGGGCATGTTGGCGACGTACTGCAGTGGGTAGGTGATGGTGGAAAGGAGTGAGCGGACCGCTTCCAGGTGATGCTGGCGATGATCCACAATCATCAGGGCGAGCGAAACCACCACGGCCAGCAAAACGCGGATACGGATAGACGGACCTTGTGTAAAGATCGGCTTAATAGGGGATCAGCCTCTCTGCTTCCTGATCGGTGCCTGACGGCAGATTACTCCAGTGCGAACAGAAATTCTCCGCCGCGCTCATCCAGCATCTCGAGAGCCCGGCCGCCACCGCGGGCAACACAGGTCAGCGGGTCCTCGGCGATGAGCACCGGCAGCCCGGTCTCCTCTTCCAGCAGTCGGTCGATATCTTTCAACAGGGCGCCACCGCCGGTCAGGACGATGCCGCACTCAGCCACATCGGCGCCCAGTTCCGGCGGCGTCTGTTCCAGGGCCGCCTTGACCGCGCCGACGATGCCGGAGAGCGGTTCCTGCATCGCTTCCAATATCTCGTTGTTGGTCAGGGTGAAGCTGCGCGGAATACCCTCGGCCAGGTTACGGCCCTTGATCTCCATCTCCTTCACTTCGTTGCCGGGGAAGGCGGAGCCAATCTCTTTCTTGATCCGCTCGGCAGTCGCTTCACCAATAAGGGTGCCGTAGTTGCGCCGGACGTAGTTGATGATCGCCTCATCAAAGCGGTCCCCCCCGACCCGCACCGAGTTGGAGTAGACGATGCCGTTCAGGGAGATGATGGCCACTTCCGACGTGCCGCCGCCGATATCCAGCACCATGGAGCCGCGTGCTTCGTTAACCGGCAGACCGGCGCCGATGGCGGCTGACATGGGTTCTTCAATCAGGTAGACCTCACGGGCGCCGGCGCCGGCGGCCGATTCGCGGATGGCGC
Proteins encoded in this region:
- the mreC gene encoding rod shape-determining protein MreC, with protein sequence MKPIFTQGPSIRIRVLLAVVVSLALMIVDHRQHHLEAVRSLLSTITYPLQYVANMPIAVGYWASEAFATRARLQEENRELHRENLLLQGRQQKLAALEAENMRLRDLLDSSFKLGDRVLIAELIAVDMDPYRQLVLLNKGSSSGIYKGQPVLHANAVMGQVVHVNRFTASVLMITDASHALPIQVNRNGLRTVAIGTGRNDELELPNLPNNADIEVGDLLVTSGLGGRFPAGYPVATVTSIRREPGEPFALIKAQPSAHLERAREALLVWTLSPPGQDEAEPQHDQTDAEMPGEEP
- a CDS encoding rod shape-determining protein — its product is MFRRIRGLFSNDLSIDLGTANTLIYARGQGIVLDEPSVVAIRQDRGPGSGKSVAAVGEEAKRMLGRTPNNITAIRPMKDGVIADFTVTEKMLQHFIHKVHEAKLIRPSPRVLVCVPCGSTQVERRAIRESAAGAGAREVYLIEEPMSAAIGAGLPVNEARGSMVLDIGGGTSEVAIISLNGIVYSNSVRVGGDRFDEAIINYVRRNYGTLIGEATAERIKKEIGSAFPGNEVKEMEIKGRNLAEGIPRSFTLTNNEILEAMQEPLSGIVGAVKAALEQTPPELGADVAECGIVLTGGGALLKDIDRLLEEETGLPVLIAEDPLTCVARGGGRALEMLDERGGEFLFALE